Proteins encoded by one window of Streptomyces uncialis:
- the cobM gene encoding precorrin-4 C(11)-methyltransferase — protein sequence MTVHFIGAGPGAADLITVRGARLLASCGVCLYAGSLVPRELLAECPPDARLVDTADLTLDRITEELVRAHGEGHDVARLHSGDPSVFSAVAEQMRRLDAAGVPYEVVPGVPAFAAAAAALKRELTVPTVGQTVVLTRVAHRATPMPPGEDLATLGRSGALIVLHLAVRFVDRVVEELLPHYGAECPVAVVAYASRPEEVVLRGTLGDIAGRVREAGVLRTAVIMVGRTLGAEQFPDSYLYSAGRDRGGPPSLAP from the coding sequence ATGACCGTGCACTTCATCGGCGCGGGGCCCGGGGCGGCGGATCTGATCACCGTGCGGGGCGCGCGGCTGCTCGCCTCCTGCGGGGTCTGTCTGTACGCGGGGAGCCTGGTGCCCCGTGAGCTGCTGGCGGAGTGCCCGCCGGACGCGCGGCTGGTCGACACGGCCGATCTCACGCTCGACCGGATCACCGAGGAACTGGTGCGGGCGCACGGGGAGGGCCACGACGTGGCCCGGCTGCACTCGGGGGACCCGTCCGTGTTCAGCGCGGTCGCCGAGCAGATGCGGCGCCTCGACGCGGCGGGCGTGCCGTACGAGGTGGTGCCCGGGGTGCCCGCGTTCGCCGCGGCGGCGGCGGCGCTCAAGCGGGAGCTGACGGTGCCGACCGTGGGGCAGACCGTCGTACTGACCCGGGTCGCGCACCGGGCCACGCCGATGCCGCCGGGGGAGGACCTGGCGACGCTGGGGCGCAGCGGCGCGCTGATCGTGCTGCACCTCGCGGTGCGGTTCGTCGACCGGGTGGTCGAGGAGCTGCTCCCGCACTACGGGGCGGAGTGCCCCGTCGCGGTGGTCGCGTACGCGAGCCGTCCGGAGGAGGTCGTGCTGCGGGGCACGCTGGGGGACATCGCGGGGCGGGTGCGCGAGGCGGGTGTCCTGCGGACGGCGGTCATCATGGTGGGCCGCACGCTGGGCGCGGAGCAGTTCCCCGACAGCTATCTGTACAGCGCGGGGCGCGACCGCGGCGGGCCGCCTTCGCTTGCGCCCTGA
- the cbiE gene encoding precorrin-6y C5,15-methyltransferase (decarboxylating) subunit CbiE: protein MTPEQPRPPAVVTPAVVTLVGIGPDGWQGLAEAPRAALRAAGAVLGAPRQLALLPAECAAERVPWPSPLRPAVPGLLAAHAGRRIVVLASGDPMFHGIGRALAEIVGPAGLRVHPHPSSVSYACARLGWPVEDTDMVSAVGRPVERLAALLHPGRRVLVLSADADGPARVSELLRERGFGPSPVRVLEQLGGPDEHITAPATADDWSRPPGDPLNIVAVECVRAPDALPLGTVPGLPDTAYEHDGQLTKRHVRAATLAVLAPEPGQLLWDIGGGSGSIAVEWLRAHPSCRALSVERDPERAARIVRNARALGVPGLRVVTGAAPAVLDGLPAPDAVFIGGGLTSAGLLDRCWDALAPGGRLVANTVTLESEALLADARHRYGGELVRLAVAHAVPVGRFTGWRQAMPVTQWSVRKAPPGPSDGAPGARHGEEPPHAQRKTHEQREQREQGDGS from the coding sequence GACGGCTGGCAGGGCCTGGCCGAAGCCCCCCGCGCGGCCCTGCGCGCCGCCGGGGCCGTCCTCGGAGCCCCGCGCCAGCTCGCGCTGCTCCCCGCCGAGTGCGCGGCGGAACGCGTTCCCTGGCCCTCCCCGCTGCGACCCGCCGTCCCCGGTCTCCTCGCGGCCCACGCCGGACGCCGGATCGTGGTCCTCGCCAGCGGCGACCCCATGTTCCACGGCATCGGCCGCGCCCTCGCGGAGATCGTCGGCCCGGCCGGCCTGCGGGTCCACCCGCACCCCTCGTCCGTCTCGTACGCCTGCGCCCGCCTGGGCTGGCCCGTCGAGGACACCGACATGGTCTCCGCCGTCGGCCGCCCCGTGGAGCGGCTCGCCGCGCTGCTCCACCCCGGCCGCCGTGTCCTGGTCCTCAGCGCCGACGCGGACGGACCCGCGCGGGTGAGCGAACTGCTGCGCGAGCGCGGCTTCGGCCCCAGCCCGGTCCGGGTGCTCGAACAGCTCGGCGGCCCGGACGAGCACATCACCGCGCCCGCCACCGCCGACGACTGGTCCCGCCCCCCGGGCGACCCCCTCAACATCGTCGCCGTGGAGTGCGTCCGGGCGCCCGACGCCCTGCCCCTCGGGACGGTGCCCGGCCTGCCGGACACCGCGTACGAGCACGACGGCCAGCTCACCAAGCGCCATGTCCGCGCGGCGACGCTCGCCGTACTGGCGCCCGAGCCCGGACAGCTGCTCTGGGACATCGGCGGCGGCTCCGGTTCCATCGCCGTCGAGTGGCTGCGGGCCCATCCGTCGTGCCGGGCGCTCAGCGTGGAACGTGACCCCGAGCGGGCCGCGCGGATCGTCCGCAACGCGCGTGCGCTCGGTGTCCCGGGGCTGCGCGTCGTCACCGGGGCGGCGCCCGCCGTGCTCGACGGGCTGCCCGCGCCCGACGCGGTGTTCATCGGGGGCGGACTGACCTCGGCGGGACTCCTCGACCGCTGCTGGGACGCGCTCGCGCCCGGTGGCCGGCTCGTCGCGAACACCGTCACGCTGGAGTCCGAGGCCCTGCTGGCCGACGCCCGCCACCGGTACGGCGGGGAACTCGTCCGGCTCGCGGTCGCCCACGCGGTGCCCGTCGGCCGCTTCACCGGCTGGCGCCAGGCCATGCCCGTCACCCAGTGGTCCGTACGGAAGGCTCCCCCGGGGCCGTCCGACGGAGCGCCCGGGGCGCGGCACGGCGAGGAGCCGCCCCACGCACAGCGAAAGACCCATGAACAGCGGGAACAGCGGGAACAGGGGGACGGCTCATGA